A window of Cyclopterus lumpus isolate fCycLum1 chromosome 14, fCycLum1.pri, whole genome shotgun sequence contains these coding sequences:
- the hrh2b gene encoding histamine receptor H2b, which translates to MISTALRLLVLVPFIILTIVGNVLVCLAVGLSRRLWRITNCFVVSLAVTDLLLGLLVMPLSATVELRSGHWPFGGALCNIYISLDVMLCAASILTLMAISVDRYLAISAPLSYSRRVTPVRVTLAIITIWALSLAVSFVPIHLGLNTADYRVQHLDWVMGDEVKEGHYCQFEWKNNYVLIYAFGYFYLPLLLMCGMYLCIFRVARKQVRRIRAATPSFARAASIAATAREHKATMSLAAVLGAFVICWFPYFTFFTCMAIKKKTYAPNTLSSVVLWLCYLNSALNPILYPAFNRDFRRVYGELLRCRGLSRRNLQLTRVSVHKQMNLTNGQRVSQRSETHTDTVNEETEGEEPERNGIPDVPR; encoded by the exons ATGATCTCCACAGCTCTCCGCCTGCTGGTTCTGGTGCCTTTTATCATTCTGACCATTGTTGGGAACGTGCTGGTGTGTTTGGCTGTGGGGCTCAGCCGTCGACTGTGGCGCATCACCAACTGCTTTGTGGTGTCCCTGGCGGTGACGGATCTCCTGCTCGGCCTGCTGGTGATGCCCCTTTCTGCCACTGTGGAGCTGCGCAGCGGACATTGGCCCTTCGGAGGAGCTCTGTGTAACATCTACATCTCACTGGATGTCATGCTGTGTGCAGCCTCCATCCTGACCCTGATGGCCATCAGCGTGGACCGATACCTAGCCATTTCAGCTCCCCTTAGCTATTCCCGGAGAGTTACGCCTGTGAGGGTGACACTGGCCATAATCACCATCTGGGCCTTGTCACTAGCTGTGTCCTTTGTGCCCATCCACCTGGGCTTGAACACAGCGGACTACAGAGTGCAGCACTTGGACTGGGTCATGGGAGATGAGGTCAAGGAGGGACACTACTGCCAGTTTGAGTGGAAGAACAACTATGTTCTCATTTATGCCTTTGGCTACTTTTACCTGCCTCTGCTGCTTATGTGTGGAATGTATCTTTGCATTTTCAGAGTGGCACGAAAACAG GTGCGGCGTATTCGTGCTGCCACGCCATCATTTGCGCGCGCAGCATCGATTGCAGCCACAGCCCGGGAGCACAAAGCTACAATGAGCCTGGCAGCTGTGCTGGGGGCCTTTGTCATCTGCTGGTTCCCCTACTTCACCTTCTTCACCTGCATGGCCATCAAGAAAAAGACGTACGCCCCAAACACACTTAGCTCTGTGGTCCTGTGGCTGTGCTACTTGAATTCAGCTCTGAACCCCATCCTGTATCCAGCCTTCAACAGGGATTTCCGCAGGGTCTACGGAGAGCTCCTCCGCTGCCGAGGACTGTCTCGCAGAAACCTGCAGCTTACTCGTGTGTCCGTGCATAAACAAATGAACCTTACTAACGGACAAAGAGTTTCCCAACGGTCGGAAACACATACAGACACGGTTAATGAAGAAACTGAGGGGGAAGAGCCGGAGAGAAACGGTATCCCTGATGTGCCTCGGTGA